TTGCAAGATAAATAAGGAAGTTTTCAGCATTTTTCTTCAGGACTCCTCTTGTACCCATGTTGTAAAAGAATTTCTCCTCAGTGGAATTGTATGGTTCGATCCCTGAAAAAATCTGGTCGTAATTTGAAGTGTTTATATATGCAGTATCTATTGCAGAAGAGATGTCTATGAGAACGGTCCCATTTTCATGAGCACTTTTAAGGTCATCCCCGATATCTTTGAACTGCGACCAGAGCATATAGGAAAATATTATATCCTGATTTTCAAAAGTGACATTACTGAAGTCAGAATATCCCGAAAGGTACGTGACATTTATACTCGCATTGTATGGATTGGACTGCTCTGCCGCAGCTAGAGCACTTCCATCATAACAGATAAAAGTAATATTTACCTGATTTCCATCAGCCGATACATTCTGTGCGAGAAGTAAAAGAACCACCGCACATAAAACCAGTAACCTGCTTCGTGCCGTACGCATTTTATCCCCAGATAATCTATTATGAACACCCGGGTACTACAGGAAAAAAATAACCTGTGAACCCGTCCATAGAATTATTTTTTCAAGAAGTTTGCGAATTTTCGAAACTTAAGATAGAACGTCCTTCAATTTTTAAAGATTATAGAAAGAGCTCTCGATTATGGCTCTTAATTTATAACTTTTAATTCAACTTTATAACTTCCTCAAACAAATGAGCAGCCGATTCTGTTTAATATCTTCAACACTCGGAGCATTGAATGAAAAATATATAAAAGACATTTTTTGGCTTACAATTGTTAGCTATTCGACTAAGAACCGCACATAAACAAAGAAACGTCCAGAAAAATAGTTTGAATGAAAAAAGGAAGAAAACTGAAACGATAAAGCTCTATAATTAAGTAGTAAGCTTTTAGCTGGATCCGACAAATGTACGCGTATAAAAATGGGTAAGCGAGGGAGGATATGAGACACGATACTTATCAAAAAATTATTGAAAACTATATTGACGCCTATAATAGTTTTGATATCGACAGAATGCTTTTAGATATGCACGATGACATAAAATTTGAAAACACTTCAAACGGAGAAATCAACTTAACAACAAATGGTATTGCAGAATTAAGAAACCAGGCAGAGCTAGCCAGGCATCTATTTAGAGAGAGAAAGCAGACAATTACGGGTATTAAATTTAATGCTGACCAGGTTGAAGTAAAAATTGACTATTATGGGATTCTAGCAGTTGATTTTTCGGATGAACTGAAAACCGGAGATGTAATTGAATTAAAAGGTAGTTCGATTTTCAGATTTAAAGACAATAAAATAATTGAACTGAAAGATATTGGTTGAGTCACCTGGGGAATTGAATTTATTAAAATTGCACAGTGACCAGCTTTTATAGTCATGCCAGCGAATTCCAGAACTTTTTCAGGATTGGAAGCTGGTTGAATATCGAGATGAAGACCTTAAGATTCCTTGGTCTTCTGAATCCAGGGGAGTTTCCACCAGAAAAGAATGTTCGATAACAGTGTTAACAGGAATAGAACAAAAACTAATATCATTATACATTTTTCTTGCATTTTCAATCTCCTGAAACGGTATTATGAGCCCTGAATGCTGAAAGAAAACGGAATGCCCTGCAGAAAATACCCAGAAATTCCAGCTCATTAAACTATTTTGGTTCAAAAATTTACTGATGTTAGGAACTTTTAGAAATATGCATTTCTAGTTTAAAAATTTAATGAAAAACTTTTAGTTTTAACTTTGAATTCAAACCGGAATCTCCTGAAATATATAGACTGCCGATGCCAGTTGAAAATTTAACAATCGAGAGATAAGGGAAATGATACATAAAATGCAGCTTTTGGATAATGATTGTTAGCTTTTGGGAAAAAAGCCTCAAAAATTTCAATGTATAAGATAAAGGCTCAGAGCGATAACAGACATTCCAGAAAATACCCCCAGAAAAGTCAGATGCTCGTTTCCATATTTTATGGAGATCGGCAGCAGTTCATCAAAACATATAAAGACCATTACCCCTCCGACCGCAGCGAGCATAAGGAAAAGCATTTCAGGAGATAGAAAGCGGAAAAGAAAAAAATATGCAAACACAGCTCCCAGAGGTTCGGTAAGCCCTGCAAAGAAAGAATAAGCAAACGCTTTTTTTCGGTCACCACTGGCATAATAGATAGGAACCGAAACTGCAATTCCTTCAGGGATGTTATGGATTGCTATGGCCAGAGCAACCGAAAACCCCAGATAAGGAGAACCCAGGGACGCAGCTAACACTGCAATTCCTTCAGGGAAGTTGTGCATGGCAATTCCTGCTGCAGTCAGCAGGCCGGCTTTTTGAAGGTCATTCTCTTCACTCCGGGAAAGAGTGTTTCTATCAGGGAGAGTATCCGTATGAATGTGCTCTATCACGCGGTCAAGAATTCCCATCCCCAGCATCCCCAGAAAAAAAGCAGCATTTGCCTGGAAAAAACCAACTGCACCAACAGATTCAGCAAGTAAATCTACAAATGAGATATAGATCATTGCCCCCGCAGCAAAACCAAGCAGCATGGACAGCCAGGTAAACTTTAGATTGGGAACCAAAAAAGCTATGAGACTGCCAGTACCGGTTGAGAGTCCTGCACATGTTGTGAGAATAAAAGCAGTTGTGACATCTCCCATTTAGCTCCCCCAATAAATAAAATACGGGATAGGATTTAAATTCATAGAAAAAGAAAAGACAAATACGGGAGAGTTTTATATAAAGTAAATTAATAAATATACTTAAATTCCGGAAGATAAGCTGAAGATCTAAAAATTAATCTGGAGAGGATGCCTCAGTGGAAACAGAGGTATCCGCAGATGTACTGTTGATCTCAGAGTCTTCTGGCACGTAAATGACTCTGCCATCAGCAAGCTTATAAGCAGTTCCCAGAGCTTCTCCTGTGCCTCCGCCAATACTGTCAGTCATGTTCAGGACTTCTATGGGTTTTCCTTCTTCTTTTATAATTATCTTCATGTCCTCAGCTCCGGGGTTTTTTACAATTGTAAAGTCCTCACTTGAGCTCAGAAGTTCGGGGAGGTGGTATGACATCACAAGGGCTACAAGCAACGCCACGGAAAAGACCATTGCAACATCAAAAACATTGGCAACAGTGACCATGGGGCTTTGCTCATCCTCGGCATGTAAAAGCCCTGTACGCCTGAATCTTCTCGTTTTCCGCATGATTTATTCCTCCTGTTAAAAGATGCCAGGCATCAGATCTTTTCTTCAATTGTGTCCAGGATGTAATCGATGTCGGACATGTCTTCCCAGTACCAGCGCCTTCTGACCTGTGTGAGTACATATCCAATTCCGGCAGCAAAAAGACCCACAACGGTTGTTGCAAAGGCGATCATGAGGTTCTGTGCGAGGGTTTCAAGGTCTCCTGCCGACAGTCCTATAAGAGCGGGGCCCAATGGAATCAGGGTCCCCATGAGTCCCAGCATGGGGCCAATTGTAGAGGTTATCTTTGTATGTTCAAGGCGTTTTGCCATCTGGATCTCATATTCCTGAGAAAGCCTTTCAATTGCAGGGAGATGCTTCTCTTTCAAATATTTTGAAGCATCCCTTGCAAAGGAAGTGACCATGTAATTCTGCTTTATATTCTCAAGAGCCCTGGAAGCTTCCGTAAAATCCGAGTTCCTGAGGTCATTCTCGAGTTTTTTGCAGTTAGCCTCGAGGTTATTCCAGTCCCTGTGTCTTTTTGTGTATTCCGAGAGGAATTCTCCCAGTTGAATTAATGACAGAAACACCAGGAGAGAGAGGAGAAACATTACGGGGATCAGTAAAGCAGTAGAGAAGACATTCATCATGCTGGATAATAAATTCATCATGCTCACAGGTCATGCCTCCTTATACGGTCCATGAAAAAGCCCGCAAGGACAATGACACCAAAAGCCATGAGAGGTATGATCCCTGTATCTCCGCCGCCTGTGGAAACAAGGTTCATCTGTTTGGTTTTAATATATGCCGGAATTAGCAGAGCTCCCAGAAGATAATAGATCCCGAGAAGCATCATGGCGCTTCCCATTGTTTCGGGAGTCTTTCCATACCGGGTCTTTCCAAACCTGAAAAGAAAAGAAGAAACCACCACTGCTGTAAAAAAAGAAATCCCTACAAGAAGCCCTATTTTTATCCCGGATAAGTTCAGGCTTTCTGAGAGCAGCATACAGGATACTGCAAGAGCACCCAGGCAGACCGGGCACGGCATGGATATAGCCAGGAAAGTGTGTCTTGAAACGTCCTTGCCCGAGTTCCACTTTTTCTGGGTGTAAATGCCTGCCCCTATAAGGAGCAGAGAGACCAGGACATGAATTCCCATGCCCATTGAAGAGAGCTTTTCAAAAGCTTCCAGGCTTAAGCGGTCAGCAACGCTTCCGAATAATAGTGCAAGAAAAAAGTAACTGCTGGCAATTGTAAGAATCTCCCGAGCAGTAATATTAGAGAATCCACAGCCTAATCCTGTTTTTATCCCGAAGATAAGGATACCTATCATAATTCCAATAACAGTTAACATCGCAGAGTCCATAGTACCTTCTGAGCATCTATAGTTGAATTAAATAAAAACTGGTTTTTGGGTAACGTTTGTTATCTAAAAAGATAACAAGTGCACATGATATCGTTTTTTTGGATAAAAAGTTCAAGTTCATGCTTTTGAAAGAAAGGAGTTGAAAAAAATAATTAAAAAAGTAATAGGAGCTTCACGGGAGCAGGGAAATATAAAATTAATTTTAAAAAAGTATGAGACAAGGGAATAACAAATCAAGAGCCAAATTTAACAATGATTATGTAAAAACTTACCCCGTTAACTGGATATAAAGTTTTATACACCATAGATGAAAGGCAATAATTAAAGTAAATTTGTTAGATCTATAAATAAAAAGAATAATAGAAGACAGGAAGATATACATTACTTGAGTTAAAAGGGAAATAATTATAAGTACTTAGGGTAAAATAGAGGATCATCATGGTAGTAAGTGTTATGCGAGATCCAGGAATTAACGGAGGTAGAGAAAACCTCTTTAAAGCAATTTCAAGCGATACACGCCTTTCAATTCTTGAGAGCCTGAGTGAAGGAGAAAAACATATTTCAGGTCTTGCAAGGGAGATAGGCATTTCGGTACCAGTAGCAGCTAAACATGTGAAAGTGCTGGAAAAAGCCGAACTTGTGGAAAGAAAAAAGTTCGGAAATACCCATATGATAGGCATAAAACTGAGCAATGTCTATTCTTTCCTTGACCGTTTTGCAGAAAACAGGCAGATTGAGGTAGAAGAAGGCACGAATTTGCTTGAAGCTCTGAAAAGTGTGGCAGCTGTTGAGGTAATGAAAATGGGAGACAGGATGAAAGTTGTCTCTACGGATGGGGAAGAGGGCTTTTATGTATATGAGGTGGACGGCAAATTTTCGGATAAAACCGTAGATGAATACGAGTTTCATGAAGATTCGGTTGTTGAATGGAAGAAGCTGATTCCGGTCACGAAAAAAAGGCTGTTTGTAAATATAAGAAGGTAAAGCAGCCCTTAAGGACCAGCTTTTAATAACTCGAAAAAGTCGTCTTATAGTACCTCTGCTAAAGTAACTTCATACTACCATTCAAAAAGTCCTGACCTGAAAAGTTGCGGAATGGTTCAGCCTTCTGAAAGAGCAGGATTCAAAAGTGAGATTTAAGTGGGTTTATTTCTTTAATCTGGCCATCACTCCAAGATGGTCTTCATGATAAGGCATAAGTTCCCTTGCTGTCAAAACTTCGAATCCGGGTTCGAAAGCCTGTTCAAGCTTTTTTACCTCTTCTTTGAAGATCTCCTTCGGGCTTGCTGCAGTATCAATACTGCGAGCCTTGATAGAAAGCAGGAGATATCCGTCCTTTTTCAAAAAACGGACAGCATTTCTTGCAGCTATCTCTGCCTGGTTAGGCTGGGCAACATCCTGAAAGATAACATCTACAGGCTCAACAATATGTGCGTAACTGTCCGGCTTTCCAGCATCTGCAAGAATAGGGAAAATATTTTTGCGTCTGGAAGCAAGCCCTATGAAGTCGCGCATGCTTCTTGGGGCAAATTCAACAGAATACACCGCTCCTTCGGAAACGATATCCGATACGTGGCTTACTGTTGTTCCTGAAGCAGCCCCGAGATAAAGAACCTTTGAATTCCTTTTCAGGGGGATATCAAATTTTTTGAGGACCATGGCTCCGAGTTTGCTTCTGCGGGGGTCCCATGTCCTGTACTCATCTCCTTCAACAGAAATCAGCTTTTCTCCGTAAACGACTTTTCCCGGGTCAAGGTTAAGAGTTGAAAGCTGTTTTTTGTCTTTTGTAACCTCAAAAATCCCTTCGGAAAGCTGCCTTATTTCGGGCATTTATTTTCTCCTCTTCTTTTTTGGCTTTGCCCTGATTTCCTGCCGCTTCTGGGGAGGTCTGGGGTTTTCAGCCCTGATCTTCCGGATCTTTTCTTCTAGTTCATTTTCAAGTGAAGGGTTCCTTTTTGCAGAATAAAAATCAATTCTTGCGGCAAGAGAGAGCTTTGCTGCAAGGGCTCTTGCGACTTTTCCCCTTACCCACCAGGGAGATGTATTGATAAGGGGATGGCTGTAAATAATTCCATGCTTGGGGGATGGAGCCCTGGAACGCAGGTGCTTGAAGAGGGCTTTACTTGCCCCTATTACCTGAATGGTACTTGAAGGAAAAGCTGCCAGTTTTTCAAGACTGCCTGCAATGCTTATCAGCCTTGCACCCAGCATGGGTCCTGCAAGCAATGCCAGATTGGGTGCAAGAATTTCCATGCTGCTTTCAATATACGCTTCAATCTGTTTCCGGCGTTCGTAGAGGCTGCACACACTCTCTGCAAGACCTTTAAGAAGAACTTCATCTGCGGCTTCGAGTTTTGCACCCATGGAATTTTTTGCCTTCAAATAATGAGGGTCTTCAGGAGGTAGATTCTCGCGAGACCCGTACCTGCTTATAAAAACCGCAAGCTCTTCCCCGCTTAACCCGCTTTCGGGAAAATAACCTCCGTACCATTCAAAAAGCCTTTCAGAAAGGGAATTGGTCGTTTCATTAATGTCATCCAGGGCTTCTACTGCCTGAATTATTCGCTGGTCAGGGGTGAGCGCCTGTGAGACCTGAAGTTTTACGGTTTCCAGAGTTACTTTGTGTAAAAGAGAATAGTATTCAGAGATGGATTCTGTGAATCCACACTCCAGGGCTGCAGTTTTGAGGTCAAAGCCTTCCGGAGGCAGGTTTTGCCGGCTCTCCCTGAAAGAAAGCGAACGGAGAGCAAGCTCTCTTATATCCTTTGGAAAAACCTCGGAGGAAAGAGTTTTTCCGTTACTGTCCAGCTCAAGGACACCAAACCAGGTATTGACTTTCAATCAGAGCCCCCGAAGATGTCCGCGCCCCGGTTCCTTCCTTTTGTAAGCAGAACTTCTCCACCTAATGATTCGTCAAGCATACGCTGGACCTCTTTCTGGAGCCTTCCAGCCTCTACGGAACTTTCGACAATTCCGTAAACAACAGGCCCGAAAGAACTGACTCCCGAACCGCTTGCTCCGTTGTCCTGCATGTATTTCATGACATTGAGCACGGTTTCGGGCTGAAGTTCAACTTCCCTCTTTTTGAAGCCCACAGTCTGAAAATGGTTAACCGCGCGGCCAAAACTGTCTATATCTTCTTCGATAAGCGCAGGCAGCATCTGCATAAGAATTACGTGAGAGATCTCCTGAACTTCTGAGAGAGGGATCGGACAGGCTTTTTTGAAAATATCCACTTCTTCCGCATCATGAACTCCTTTTGTATTGGGGATTGCAAGGACAATATTCCAGTCAGGAAACGCTCTTCTGAAAAGTACAGGCCCAGGAGGCATACGGCTGGCTGCGGAAGGAGAAAATGCACCTTTATCCCTGAACCTGTGACCTCCGTCCAGGATAAAACCTCCATATTCAAAGGCAGCAACCCCTATTCCGGAAGTCCCTCCTCTGCCCACTGCAACTGCGAGTTCCCTGACACTTTTACCAAGCCCGTAAATCTCATTTATGGCTGCAGCTACCGAAAGCGCAGCCTGGGTTCCGGAACCGAGACCCACGTGGTCAGGGAGATCTCTTTTAATATGGATTTTGATCCCCTTTCCTTCCGGAATTACAGCTTTTGCTGCTTTTAGCATCCTGCCTGCGAGAAGAGAAGAACCCACAACTTCAACCGTATCCGCTTCAGATGCCGAAATTTCCAGGCTGGGTGACTCGAGAGTGATTCCTACCCCTCCGTCTACCCTGCCAATCTCCGCATTGAGATCAATAAGGGTGAGATGGAGTCTGGACGGAGACACCACATTAATCATATTCATCTGTATCCTCATTGCTTATTCATAAAGCTTAGGAGTTAATCTTCGAACTGCCCCGAAGTTTTTCCTTAACAATCAAATAAGTAAAAGATAAAGTTTTCCCGTTAAATATAAATTTAAGGAATGGGAAAATCAGTGAATATATTTTTACACGGATCTCCGCGCTCCCGTGAAAATCCAGCAGTGTCTCCATAAAAACCGGACAGACAGAAAAACTGCAGCGCCTACAGCGGCTGTAAATCGTCCCCAGAATAGCATGTATAAGCCCGCAAAGCATTCCTGTATCCGCGGGGTCCGGAAGCCCGAAAGTGAGGTCAGCTTTCAGGTATTTAATTTTTATTGCATTGAGCATGTCAGAAAACAGTCGGAAAAGAGGCTTTCTAAGAGCTTTGTAAGCTTCCAGACCCCAGTGAAGCTTTTCCTTGATGGTCATTCCGTCCTCTTCTTCAACCTCAACATCCCTTGCAGAACTTTTCTTCCCTTTTATACGGTCAAATATCCCTCTTTTCTTTTCAACCCGGATTTTTTCTTCAGCCCGGGTTCTATCTTCACCTTCAGGAGCAAATGTTTTCTCCTCAGGTCTCTCTTTTACGGGCTCTCTGCTTTCATCTACCTGAATTTTATATTCTGCTTCCCGGCCTTCATCCCTGATTTTGATTTCTTCAGGTACTGATTCGTCCTGCCGATTTTCGGTTTCAATTACTTTTTCATTTCCCTTATCCTCCATATCTGACTCATCAGGAGAATATTTTTTCTCGCCGGGTTCTCCAATTAAAAAAGTGTGGGAAAAAAAGAGCCATTTAACGGTTACTGTGCCTTCCAGTTCGTTCTTTTCTTTCAAACTCAGGGCCTTAAGCTTGAAGGTAAAGACTATTGCCGTGAGAAGTACAAATAAAATAAGTAAAAAAATCAGAATAATGAGATATATGGCAAGCATGCTGAACATTTTGAGGGAAGAAGGACAGTCCTGACTATCCTGACCACTTTAACCGTCAATTCAGATTCCAGTAAAATCCCTTAAAAAGTTTTAACCTGGAGGGATTTAGTGGAAACAGCCCCCTTTCTCGACTTCAATCTCCGTGTGCTCTTTGACCTCTGTTTTAACGGCTTCGGAGCTCCCTTCTTTTTTATGTTTTCCGGTTTTGCCTTTGATTTTGTCCAGAAGCTCAGGCACTGCCTCCTGAATGGAACCAAGGATTGCACCTACATCTCCTTTCTCAGAGATCCTGAAGATCTTTGCATCATCCTCGGAGAGCATAATAAAAGCGATAGGCTCGATCTTAGCGCCTGCACCGCCTCCACCACCGTATCCAATGTCGGATTCCTTCTTGCCGCCTTCCCCGCCTCCTCCTCCAAAGCCCATTGTAAGTTTGGAAACAGGAATAATTGTTTTCCCGGCAGCAGTAATAGGGTCCCCAACTACGGTTTTTGTAGTTGCAATTTTTTCAAGTTCGCTCGCAATTTGTTTAATAGTATCTTCTACACCCATCTAGTTTCCCCCGATGTGTTAGTATCATCTGTTTACGTGGATAATAAATGTTATCTATATGTTTTAGATTTTCAATCCAGATTATTATAATATTATCTTTATTATTTTTATTCAGTTCTGGATTTACAACTCCAAGCATAAATCTTATTGCTTTAAATATATATTTTATTGTCATTACAGTTTTTTTCAGAAACTTTTCAGAATATATTTTGAGTCCTCTTCTGATTTAAGCTTAATCTCATAACCGTTTTGGACAA
This window of the Methanosarcina mazei S-6 genome carries:
- a CDS encoding nuclear transport factor 2 family protein; its protein translation is MRHDTYQKIIENYIDAYNSFDIDRMLLDMHDDIKFENTSNGEINLTTNGIAELRNQAELARHLFRERKQTITGIKFNADQVEVKIDYYGILAVDFSDELKTGDVIELKGSSIFRFKDNKIIELKDIG
- the zupT gene encoding zinc transporter ZupT, coding for MGDVTTAFILTTCAGLSTGTGSLIAFLVPNLKFTWLSMLLGFAAGAMIYISFVDLLAESVGAVGFFQANAAFFLGMLGMGILDRVIEHIHTDTLPDRNTLSRSEENDLQKAGLLTAAGIAMHNFPEGIAVLAASLGSPYLGFSVALAIAIHNIPEGIAVSVPIYYASGDRKKAFAYSFFAGLTEPLGAVFAYFFLFRFLSPEMLFLMLAAVGGVMVFICFDELLPISIKYGNEHLTFLGVFSGMSVIALSLYLIH
- a CDS encoding DUF2149 domain-containing protein; its protein translation is MRKTRRFRRTGLLHAEDEQSPMVTVANVFDVAMVFSVALLVALVMSYHLPELLSSSEDFTIVKNPGAEDMKIIIKEEGKPIEVLNMTDSIGGGTGEALGTAYKLADGRVIYVPEDSEINSTSADTSVSTEASSPD
- a CDS encoding MotA/TolQ/ExbB proton channel family protein yields the protein MSMMNLLSSMMNVFSTALLIPVMFLLSLLVFLSLIQLGEFLSEYTKRHRDWNNLEANCKKLENDLRNSDFTEASRALENIKQNYMVTSFARDASKYLKEKHLPAIERLSQEYEIQMAKRLEHTKITSTIGPMLGLMGTLIPLGPALIGLSAGDLETLAQNLMIAFATTVVGLFAAGIGYVLTQVRRRWYWEDMSDIDYILDTIEEKI
- a CDS encoding DUF2162 domain-containing protein codes for the protein MDSAMLTVIGIMIGILIFGIKTGLGCGFSNITAREILTIASSYFFLALLFGSVADRLSLEAFEKLSSMGMGIHVLVSLLLIGAGIYTQKKWNSGKDVSRHTFLAISMPCPVCLGALAVSCMLLSESLNLSGIKIGLLVGISFFTAVVVSSFLFRFGKTRYGKTPETMGSAMMLLGIYYLLGALLIPAYIKTKQMNLVSTGGGDTGIIPLMAFGVIVLAGFFMDRIRRHDL
- a CDS encoding ArsR family transcriptional regulator, with translation MVVSVMRDPGINGGRENLFKAISSDTRLSILESLSEGEKHISGLAREIGISVPVAAKHVKVLEKAELVERKKFGNTHMIGIKLSNVYSFLDRFAENRQIEVEEGTNLLEALKSVAAVEVMKMGDRMKVVSTDGEEGFYVYEVDGKFSDKTVDEYEFHEDSVVEWKKLIPVTKKRLFVNIRR
- a CDS encoding fibrillarin-like rRNA/tRNA 2'-O-methyltransferase, giving the protein MPEIRQLSEGIFEVTKDKKQLSTLNLDPGKVVYGEKLISVEGDEYRTWDPRRSKLGAMVLKKFDIPLKRNSKVLYLGAASGTTVSHVSDIVSEGAVYSVEFAPRSMRDFIGLASRRKNIFPILADAGKPDSYAHIVEPVDVIFQDVAQPNQAEIAARNAVRFLKKDGYLLLSIKARSIDTAASPKEIFKEEVKKLEQAFEPGFEVLTARELMPYHEDHLGVMARLKK
- a CDS encoding NOP5/NOP56 family protein, whose product is MKVNTWFGVLELDSNGKTLSSEVFPKDIRELALRSLSFRESRQNLPPEGFDLKTAALECGFTESISEYYSLLHKVTLETVKLQVSQALTPDQRIIQAVEALDDINETTNSLSERLFEWYGGYFPESGLSGEELAVFISRYGSRENLPPEDPHYLKAKNSMGAKLEAADEVLLKGLAESVCSLYERRKQIEAYIESSMEILAPNLALLAGPMLGARLISIAGSLEKLAAFPSSTIQVIGASKALFKHLRSRAPSPKHGIIYSHPLINTSPWWVRGKVARALAAKLSLAARIDFYSAKRNPSLENELEEKIRKIRAENPRPPQKRQEIRAKPKKKRRK
- a CDS encoding beta-ribofuranosylaminobenzene 5'-phosphate synthase, with product MINVVSPSRLHLTLIDLNAEIGRVDGGVGITLESPSLEISASEADTVEVVGSSLLAGRMLKAAKAVIPEGKGIKIHIKRDLPDHVGLGSGTQAALSVAAAINEIYGLGKSVRELAVAVGRGGTSGIGVAAFEYGGFILDGGHRFRDKGAFSPSAASRMPPGPVLFRRAFPDWNIVLAIPNTKGVHDAEEVDIFKKACPIPLSEVQEISHVILMQMLPALIEEDIDSFGRAVNHFQTVGFKKREVELQPETVLNVMKYMQDNGASGSGVSSFGPVVYGIVESSVEAGRLQKEVQRMLDESLGGEVLLTKGRNRGADIFGGSD
- a CDS encoding DUF2953 domain-containing protein gives rise to the protein MKEKNELEGTVTVKWLFFSHTFLIGEPGEKKYSPDESDMEDKGNEKVIETENRQDESVPEEIKIRDEGREAEYKIQVDESREPVKERPEEKTFAPEGEDRTRAEEKIRVEKKRGIFDRIKGKKSSARDVEVEEEDGMTIKEKLHWGLEAYKALRKPLFRLFSDMLNAIKIKYLKADLTFGLPDPADTGMLCGLIHAILGTIYSRCRRCSFSVCPVFMETLLDFHGSAEIRVKIYSLIFPFLKFIFNGKTLSFTYLIVKEKLRGSSKINS
- a CDS encoding GerW family sporulation protein, encoding MGVEDTIKQIASELEKIATTKTVVGDPITAAGKTIIPVSKLTMGFGGGGGEGGKKESDIGYGGGGGAGAKIEPIAFIMLSEDDAKIFRISEKGDVGAILGSIQEAVPELLDKIKGKTGKHKKEGSSEAVKTEVKEHTEIEVEKGGCFH